A section of the Roseomonas marmotae genome encodes:
- a CDS encoding N-acetylmuramoyl-L-alanine amidase family protein: MPLSSTRRHLLQLAFGMAAAGLAGTAEAAAPRRRAPALPLVVLDPGHGGKDPGTIGVTGTHEKRITLATAQELKKRLEATGKCRVALTRSRDVFIPLDGRVDFARKRQAALFISLHADSAPGARGASVYTLSDRATDSLSAGLARRENRADLRGGLRLPEVSPEVERILFSLVRQETRAGSDRMAAAVVRNLGGQVPLLPNTHRQAAFAVLKAPDVPSVLVELGFLSDRRDEADLKRPAHRTKLARALASGVQSWLLQHQAGMISAG, translated from the coding sequence ATGCCGCTTTCATCCACCCGCAGGCACCTGTTGCAGCTGGCTTTCGGCATGGCCGCGGCAGGGCTTGCCGGCACCGCCGAGGCCGCGGCACCCAGGCGGCGCGCCCCGGCCCTCCCCCTGGTGGTGCTGGACCCCGGGCATGGCGGGAAGGACCCCGGCACCATCGGCGTGACCGGCACCCATGAGAAGCGCATCACCCTGGCCACGGCGCAGGAGCTGAAGAAGCGCCTGGAAGCCACCGGCAAGTGCCGCGTCGCCCTGACCCGCTCACGCGACGTCTTCATCCCGCTGGACGGCCGGGTGGACTTCGCCCGCAAGCGCCAGGCCGCTCTCTTTATATCCTTGCATGCCGACAGCGCGCCCGGGGCGCGCGGCGCCAGTGTCTATACCCTCTCCGATCGCGCCACCGATTCGCTCTCGGCCGGACTCGCGAGGCGGGAGAACCGGGCCGACCTGCGCGGCGGGCTGCGCCTGCCGGAGGTTTCGCCGGAGGTGGAGCGCATCCTCTTCAGCCTGGTCCGGCAGGAGACGCGCGCGGGCTCCGACCGCATGGCGGCAGCGGTGGTCCGCAACCTCGGCGGCCAGGTTCCGCTGCTGCCCAATACCCACCGCCAGGCGGCCTTCGCCGTGCTGAAGGCGCCGGATGTGCCGAGCGTGCTGGTGGAGCTGGGCTTCCTCTCCGATCGCAGGGACGAGGCGGATCTGAAGCGGCCGGCGCACCGCACCAAGCTGGCGCGCGCCCTGGCCAGCGGGGTGCAGAGCTGGCTGCTCCAGCACCAGGCCGGGATGATCAGCGCGGGCTGA
- a CDS encoding Rne/Rng family ribonuclease — protein sequence MTKRMLIDASHPEETRVVVLDGNRLEEFDVETEHKKPLKGNIYLAKVVRVEPSLQAAFVEYGGNRHGFLAFGEIHPDYYQIPVADRQRLLEMQAAEADEDEDEDGEEVNEAEVDAMVAEIEAIADADEADRAEEQAAAAEGAAANPSVFTESAEPGGENPRHVAPEDVHPVQALPPEEPSDNPDAEKQQPPAGRAQPMTMQSETRSATPEELVAIEAAAAEAPVPHEDVPSPEDEEDETPPETLGGRGKDESDSEDVSRERRIPSRFMRHYKIQEVIRRRQIMLVQVVKEERGNKGAALTTYISLAGRFSVLMPNSPRGGGISRKITSAGDRKRLREAIQEVGLPKGMSLIVRTAGASRPKPEIVRDGDYLLRLWDEIRSRTLESVAPALVYEEADLIKRSIRDVFNTGIEEIQIEGEDAYRQARDFMRMLMPQHERKIRLYRDSGIPLFARQGVDAQLDAMMSPIVQLKSGGYIVINQTEALVAIDVNSGRATRDRHIEDTALRTNCEAAEEIARQLRLRDLAGLIVIDFIDMEASRNDAQVERRLKEALKNDRARIQVGRISHFGLLEMSRQRLRPSVTEHSFITCPHCQGLGIVRSADSAALQVLRAIEEEGAKRKAAEICVHVAPELALHLLNRKRDRLTQIEARFGMTVLFEPDAKLLPPAVRIERTRQQLVSEPVSAPTALRMDYAPEPLPAPEEEAEPVVSEPAQQAEAPVAAQAENGAEGEGRKRRRRRRRRSGRREDGSPMTPQEAAAEAEAEGDEEGEEEAPQAEATAPEAAAEAAVPSPEERAPRQEERAPRRFEDGQRRNDEGGLRRRGRRSGSRFRREEGVEAPRQTPEQPQPRYVGPTPADPFAGGSLEDIFDAMAAAEEAALRPATTQAPVPPVTPVAEALPAAVAPKPEVAAPVPAAPVQAAPEPAAAAPEAAEVSAAAEASAPAVTAETAQEAFLAPEAVVEAVQAEEAEAPAKPRARRAAKPKAEPKAKAPRAPRGRKAAAAEAAPAPEVPPAAAAAAPAAAEAVMAEAELVPAKPSRRRAPKRAAAPVEAAPEAATPPAAPEPVPTAAPEAVSSEPVAAPPVQPVIVDATDDAAPKKRGWWRR from the coding sequence ATGACCAAGCGCATGCTGATCGATGCATCCCACCCGGAAGAAACCCGTGTGGTGGTGCTGGACGGCAACCGGCTCGAGGAATTCGACGTCGAGACCGAGCACAAGAAGCCCCTGAAGGGAAATATCTACCTGGCCAAGGTGGTCCGGGTGGAGCCCAGTCTCCAGGCGGCCTTCGTCGAATACGGTGGCAACCGCCACGGCTTCCTCGCCTTCGGCGAGATTCACCCGGACTATTACCAGATCCCCGTCGCCGACCGTCAGCGCCTGCTGGAGATGCAGGCCGCCGAGGCCGATGAGGATGAGGACGAGGACGGCGAGGAGGTGAATGAGGCCGAGGTCGACGCCATGGTGGCGGAGATCGAGGCTATCGCCGATGCCGACGAGGCCGACCGGGCCGAGGAGCAGGCCGCCGCGGCCGAGGGCGCCGCCGCCAATCCCTCCGTCTTCACCGAATCCGCCGAGCCTGGCGGCGAGAATCCGCGCCATGTGGCGCCCGAGGATGTCCACCCGGTCCAGGCCCTGCCGCCGGAGGAGCCCTCCGACAACCCCGACGCCGAAAAGCAGCAGCCCCCCGCCGGCCGCGCCCAGCCCATGACGATGCAGAGCGAGACCCGCTCCGCCACGCCTGAGGAGCTGGTCGCCATCGAGGCCGCCGCCGCCGAGGCGCCGGTTCCGCACGAGGATGTGCCGTCGCCGGAGGACGAGGAGGACGAGACCCCGCCCGAGACCCTGGGCGGCCGCGGCAAGGATGAGAGCGACAGCGAGGACGTCTCGCGCGAGCGCCGCATCCCCTCCCGCTTCATGCGGCACTACAAGATCCAGGAAGTGATCCGCCGCCGGCAGATCATGCTGGTGCAGGTGGTGAAGGAGGAGCGCGGCAATAAGGGCGCGGCGCTGACCACCTATATCAGCCTGGCCGGCCGCTTCTCCGTGCTCATGCCGAACAGCCCGCGCGGCGGCGGCATCTCCCGCAAGATCACCTCCGCCGGCGACCGCAAGCGCCTGCGCGAGGCCATCCAGGAAGTCGGCCTGCCCAAGGGCATGAGCCTGATTGTCCGCACGGCCGGCGCCTCCCGCCCGAAGCCGGAGATCGTGCGCGACGGCGACTACCTGCTGCGCCTCTGGGACGAGATCCGCAGCCGCACGCTGGAATCCGTGGCGCCCGCGCTGGTCTATGAGGAAGCCGACCTCATCAAGCGCTCCATCCGCGATGTCTTCAACACCGGCATCGAGGAAATCCAGATCGAGGGCGAGGACGCCTATCGCCAGGCCCGCGATTTCATGCGGATGCTGATGCCGCAGCATGAGCGCAAGATCCGCCTCTATCGCGATAGCGGCATTCCGCTCTTCGCCCGGCAGGGGGTGGATGCGCAGCTCGACGCGATGATGTCGCCCATCGTCCAGCTGAAGTCCGGCGGCTATATCGTCATCAACCAGACCGAGGCGCTGGTTGCCATCGACGTGAACTCGGGCCGCGCCACGCGCGACCGGCATATCGAGGACACGGCGCTGCGCACCAATTGCGAAGCGGCGGAGGAGATCGCCCGCCAGCTGCGGCTGCGTGACCTGGCCGGCCTGATCGTCATCGACTTCATCGACATGGAGGCGAGCCGCAACGACGCGCAGGTGGAGCGCCGCCTGAAGGAGGCGCTGAAGAACGACCGCGCCCGCATCCAGGTCGGCCGCATCAGCCATTTCGGCCTGCTGGAGATGAGCCGCCAGCGGCTGCGCCCCAGCGTGACCGAGCACTCCTTCATCACCTGCCCGCATTGCCAGGGCCTGGGCATCGTCCGCAGCGCGGACAGCGCCGCCCTGCAGGTGCTGCGCGCGATCGAGGAAGAGGGCGCCAAGCGCAAGGCCGCCGAGATCTGCGTCCATGTGGCGCCGGAACTGGCGCTGCACCTGCTCAACCGCAAGCGCGACCGGCTGACGCAGATCGAGGCCCGCTTCGGCATGACCGTGCTGTTCGAGCCCGATGCCAAGCTGCTGCCGCCCGCCGTGAGGATCGAGCGGACCAGGCAGCAGCTGGTATCCGAACCCGTCTCCGCCCCCACCGCCCTGCGGATGGACTATGCCCCCGAGCCGCTGCCGGCGCCGGAGGAGGAGGCCGAGCCCGTGGTGTCGGAGCCGGCGCAGCAGGCTGAGGCGCCCGTCGCCGCGCAGGCCGAGAACGGAGCCGAGGGCGAGGGCCGCAAGCGCCGCCGCCGCCGCCGCCGCCGGAGCGGCCGCCGCGAGGATGGCAGCCCGATGACGCCGCAGGAAGCCGCCGCCGAGGCGGAGGCCGAGGGTGACGAGGAAGGCGAGGAAGAGGCCCCGCAGGCCGAGGCCACCGCGCCGGAAGCCGCCGCCGAGGCCGCCGTGCCCAGTCCGGAGGAGCGCGCCCCCCGTCAGGAGGAACGTGCCCCGCGCCGCTTCGAGGATGGCCAGCGCCGGAATGACGAGGGTGGTCTGCGTCGCCGTGGCCGCCGCAGCGGCAGCCGCTTCCGCCGCGAGGAGGGTGTCGAGGCACCCCGCCAGACGCCGGAACAGCCGCAGCCGCGCTATGTCGGCCCGACCCCGGCGGACCCCTTCGCCGGTGGCTCGCTGGAGGACATCTTCGACGCCATGGCGGCGGCCGAGGAAGCAGCCCTGCGCCCCGCCACGACGCAGGCCCCCGTGCCGCCGGTGACGCCGGTGGCCGAGGCTCTGCCTGCGGCGGTGGCGCCGAAGCCCGAGGTTGCGGCCCCGGTGCCGGCAGCTCCGGTCCAGGCGGCGCCTGAACCGGCGGCGGCCGCGCCCGAGGCGGCGGAAGTCTCTGCGGCAGCGGAAGCCTCCGCGCCTGCGGTGACGGCCGAGACGGCTCAGGAAGCCTTCCTGGCCCCGGAAGCCGTGGTCGAGGCGGTGCAGGCCGAGGAAGCCGAAGCTCCCGCCAAGCCGCGTGCCCGCCGTGCCGCCAAGCCGAAGGCCGAACCCAAGGCCAAGGCGCCGCGTGCTCCGCGTGGCCGCAAGGCTGCGGCGGCCGAGGCGGCTCCGGCCCCCGAGGTTCCGCCCGCGGCTGCCGCGGCCGCGCCGGCCGCCGCCGAAGCGGTGATGGCCGAGGCGGAACTGGTCCCGGCCAAGCCCAGCCGCCGCCGCGCCCCCAAGCGCGCCGCCGCGCCGGTCGAGGCCGCGCCGGAAGCGGCGACGCCGCCGGCTGCGCCGGAGCCCGTGCCGACCGCTGCGCCCGAGGCCGTCTCCTCGGAACCGGTGGCCGCGCCGCCGGTGCAGCCGGTGATCGTGGATGCCACGGACGACGCCGCGCCCAAGAAGCGCGGCTGGTGGCGCCGCTAA
- a CDS encoding acetyl-CoA carboxylase carboxyltransferase subunit alpha: MRHFLDFEKPLAELEGKIDELRRTTDAGGIDVAEEVGNLQAKADKLLASTYAKLTPWQKAQVARHPDRPKCLTYVEALIEDFTPLAGDRAFGDDAAVIGGMGRFRGHSVMVLGTEKGTDTESRVKHNFGMAKPEGYRKARRLMELAGRFGLPILSFVDTSGAFPGIEAEARGQAEAIARAIEAGLDAPVPFVATIIGEGGSGGAIALAAADRVLMLEHSIYSVISPEGCASILWRDAAQASTAADALKLTAQDLSRLALIDSVVPEPLGGAHRDPGATVQAVADRVWASLEPLLDLDAATLRARRREKFLEMGKHGVV, encoded by the coding sequence ATGCGTCACTTCCTGGACTTCGAAAAGCCCCTGGCCGAGCTTGAGGGCAAAATCGACGAACTGCGTCGCACCACGGACGCCGGCGGCATCGACGTGGCCGAGGAAGTGGGAAACCTGCAGGCCAAGGCCGACAAGCTGCTGGCCAGCACCTACGCCAAGCTGACGCCCTGGCAGAAGGCGCAGGTGGCCCGCCACCCCGACCGCCCCAAATGCCTCACCTATGTCGAGGCGCTGATCGAGGATTTCACGCCGCTCGCAGGCGACCGCGCCTTTGGCGACGATGCGGCCGTCATCGGCGGCATGGGGCGCTTCCGGGGCCATTCCGTGATGGTGCTGGGCACCGAGAAGGGCACCGACACCGAAAGCCGCGTGAAGCATAATTTCGGCATGGCCAAGCCCGAGGGCTACCGCAAGGCGCGGCGCCTGATGGAGCTGGCCGGCCGCTTCGGCCTGCCGATCCTTTCCTTCGTCGATACCTCCGGCGCCTTTCCGGGCATCGAGGCCGAGGCACGCGGCCAGGCCGAGGCCATCGCCCGCGCCATCGAGGCCGGGCTGGACGCGCCGGTGCCCTTCGTCGCCACCATCATCGGCGAGGGCGGCTCGGGCGGCGCCATCGCGCTCGCCGCCGCCGACCGCGTGCTGATGCTGGAGCACTCCATCTATTCCGTCATCAGCCCGGAAGGCTGCGCCAGCATCCTGTGGCGCGACGCCGCCCAGGCCAGCACGGCGGCCGATGCGCTGAAGCTGACGGCGCAGGACCTCTCCCGCCTTGCGCTGATCGACAGCGTGGTGCCGGAGCCGCTGGGCGGTGCCCACCGCGACCCCGGGGCGACGGTGCAGGCGGTGGCCGACAGGGTCTGGGCCAGCCTGGAGCCGCTGCTGGACCTGGACGCGGCCACGCTGCGCGCCCGCCGGCGCGAGAAGTTCCTGGAGATGGGCAAGCACGGCGTGGTGTGA
- the argJ gene encoding bifunctional glutamate N-acetyltransferase/amino-acid acetyltransferase ArgJ encodes MAGKDLPVSPLAVPMPAVPPIAGVRLGTAAAGIRYKGRPDLTFFEFAPGTTVAGVFTRNKCPGAPVDWCRAALKSGKARALVVNAGNANVFTGKAGRDAVQATADAAAALVGCKPKEVFLASTGVIGEPLPHEKLTAALPALFGKLREDNWEDAARGIMTTDTFPKACVRKAMIGETEVTIAGIAKGSGMVAPDMATMLCFIATDAKIPAAALQAALRKGTDASFNRTTVDSDTSTSDTVLVFATGQAKHPRVPAEGGPMLKGFVKALHALLLDLALQVVRDGEGAQKFIRIDVTGATTARSAQRIAMAIANSPLVKTAIAGEDANWGRIVMAVGKAGEPADRDRLSVAVGGTWMARDGGVVPGYDETPVVAHMKGREIEITVDLGLGRGKGTAWTCDLTHGYIDINGSYRS; translated from the coding sequence ATGGCCGGTAAGGACCTGCCCGTCTCCCCTCTCGCCGTGCCGATGCCGGCGGTGCCGCCGATCGCCGGCGTGCGCCTGGGCACCGCCGCCGCCGGTATCCGATACAAGGGCCGCCCGGACCTGACTTTCTTCGAATTCGCGCCGGGCACCACGGTCGCCGGCGTCTTCACCCGCAACAAGTGCCCCGGCGCGCCGGTGGACTGGTGCCGGGCGGCGCTGAAGTCGGGCAAGGCCCGGGCGCTGGTGGTCAATGCCGGCAATGCCAATGTCTTCACCGGCAAGGCCGGGCGCGATGCCGTGCAGGCCACCGCCGATGCTGCCGCCGCCCTGGTGGGCTGCAAGCCGAAGGAGGTCTTCCTGGCCTCGACCGGCGTGATCGGCGAGCCGCTGCCGCATGAGAAGCTGACCGCCGCCCTGCCCGCGCTCTTCGGCAAGCTGCGCGAGGACAATTGGGAGGATGCCGCCCGCGGCATCATGACCACCGACACCTTCCCCAAGGCCTGCGTGCGGAAAGCCATGATCGGCGAGACGGAAGTCACCATCGCCGGCATCGCCAAGGGCAGCGGCATGGTGGCGCCGGACATGGCCACGATGCTCTGCTTCATCGCGACGGATGCCAAGATCCCGGCGGCGGCGCTCCAGGCGGCGCTCAGGAAGGGCACCGACGCCAGCTTCAACCGCACCACGGTCGATTCCGACACCTCCACCAGCGACACCGTGCTGGTCTTCGCCACCGGCCAGGCGAAGCATCCGCGCGTGCCGGCCGAGGGCGGGCCGATGCTGAAGGGCTTCGTGAAGGCACTGCACGCGCTGCTGCTGGACCTCGCCCTGCAGGTGGTGCGGGATGGCGAGGGCGCGCAGAAATTCATCCGCATCGACGTGACGGGCGCGACCACCGCCCGCTCCGCCCAGCGCATCGCCATGGCCATCGCCAATTCCCCCCTGGTCAAGACCGCCATCGCGGGCGAGGACGCCAATTGGGGCCGTATCGTCATGGCGGTCGGCAAGGCGGGCGAGCCGGCGGACCGCGACAGGCTTTCGGTGGCGGTCGGCGGCACCTGGATGGCGCGGGATGGCGGCGTGGTGCCGGGCTATGACGAGACGCCGGTCGTGGCGCACATGAAGGGCCGGGAGATCGAGATCACCGTCGATCTCGGCCTGGGCCGCGGCAAGGGCACCGCCTGGACCTGCGACCTGACGCATGGGTACATCGACATCAACGGGTCGTACCGGTCGTAA
- the secA gene encoding preprotein translocase subunit SecA: MFARLARAVFGTANDRVLKQFNARLPAIAGFEAKLAAMPDAELQAQTARFRERLAQGETLDDLLPEAFATVREASKRVLGMRHFDVQMVGGMVLHSGRIAEMKTGEGKTLVATLAVYLNALAAKGVHVVTVNDYLAKRDSEQMGRLYGWLGLTTGCVVHGLTDEERRAAYAADVTYGTNNEFGFDYLRDNMKYRLDEMVQRDFAYAIVDEVDSILVDEARTPLIISGPSEDSSDLYRRMDTVVRQLVEDKETYDKDEKLRSASLTEKGGEVVEQMLRDNGLLTEGNLYDSHNIALVHHVNQALRAHVLFARDVDYIVSRDNKLVIIDEFTGRMMEGRRYSDGLHQALEAKEGVEVQPENQTLASITFQNYFRMYPKLAGMTGTAATEADEFAEIYKLEVVEIPTNLPVIRKDSDDEVYRSAREKYEAVAELVKEAQARQQPVLVGTTSIEKSELISELLKKQGVPHKVLNARYHEQEAGIVAQAGRPGAVTIATNMAGRGTDIKLGGNALLMAESTFQGPQEGPEWEAHLAEAVAQVKRDEAVVKEAGGLFVIGTERHESRRIDNQLRGRSGRQGDPGASRFFLSLEDDLMRIFGSDRMGGMLEKLGLKEGEAIIHPWINRALEKAQKKVEARNFDTRKNLLKYDDVMNDQRKEVYAQRRAFMQAQDVSETIEEMRRDTVSDLVARAIPENAYPDQWDLEGLERQVREQLGLALPIQEWGREEGIDEVVMRERLQQAVDQAAAARAANIGPDLMRMVEKSLLLQVFDAVWKEHLLNLDHLRQGIGLRAFAQRDPLNEYKSEAFNLFNGLLDELRQRVTSLLMRIELAPNAPPPMPAPVMVTDMRHPDPALADAAAMATAGADGTAWEHAPAPLAQGGEEIDPADPATWYRTPRNAPCPCGSGKKYKHCHGRNG; this comes from the coding sequence ATGTTTGCCCGCCTTGCCCGCGCCGTCTTCGGCACCGCCAATGACCGCGTGCTGAAGCAGTTCAACGCCCGCCTGCCCGCCATCGCCGGCTTCGAGGCGAAGCTGGCCGCGATGCCGGATGCCGAGCTGCAGGCCCAGACAGCCCGCTTCCGCGAACGCCTGGCCCAGGGCGAGACGCTGGACGACCTCTTGCCGGAAGCCTTCGCCACGGTGCGGGAGGCTTCCAAGCGTGTGCTGGGCATGCGTCATTTCGACGTGCAGATGGTCGGCGGCATGGTGCTGCATTCCGGCCGCATCGCCGAGATGAAGACCGGCGAGGGCAAGACGCTGGTCGCGACGCTCGCCGTCTACCTGAACGCGCTGGCCGCCAAGGGCGTGCATGTCGTCACCGTCAACGACTATCTGGCGAAGCGCGACAGCGAGCAGATGGGCCGGCTCTATGGCTGGCTGGGCCTGACCACCGGCTGCGTGGTGCATGGCCTGACCGACGAGGAACGCCGCGCGGCCTATGCCGCCGACGTCACCTACGGCACCAACAACGAATTCGGCTTCGACTACCTGCGCGACAACATGAAGTACCGGCTGGACGAGATGGTCCAGCGCGACTTCGCCTATGCCATCGTGGATGAGGTGGACTCGATCCTGGTGGACGAGGCGCGCACGCCGCTGATCATCTCCGGCCCCTCCGAGGACAGTTCCGACCTCTACCGCCGCATGGACACGGTGGTGCGCCAGCTGGTGGAGGACAAGGAGACCTACGACAAGGACGAGAAGCTCCGCTCCGCCTCCCTGACCGAGAAGGGTGGCGAGGTCGTCGAGCAGATGCTGCGCGATAACGGGCTGCTGACCGAGGGCAACCTCTACGACAGCCACAACATCGCCCTGGTCCACCACGTGAACCAGGCGCTGCGCGCGCATGTGCTCTTCGCGCGCGACGTGGACTACATCGTCTCCCGCGACAACAAGCTCGTCATCATCGACGAATTCACCGGCCGCATGATGGAAGGCCGCCGCTACTCGGACGGGCTGCACCAGGCGCTGGAGGCCAAGGAAGGCGTCGAGGTCCAGCCCGAGAACCAGACGCTGGCCTCCATCACCTTCCAGAACTACTTCCGCATGTATCCGAAGCTGGCCGGCATGACCGGCACGGCGGCGACCGAGGCGGATGAGTTCGCCGAGATCTACAAGCTGGAAGTGGTCGAGATCCCGACCAACCTGCCCGTCATCCGCAAGGACAGCGACGACGAGGTCTATCGCTCCGCCCGCGAGAAGTACGAGGCGGTGGCGGAACTGGTGAAGGAAGCCCAGGCCCGGCAGCAGCCCGTGCTGGTCGGCACCACCAGCATCGAGAAGTCCGAGCTGATCTCGGAGCTGCTGAAGAAGCAGGGCGTGCCGCACAAGGTGCTGAATGCCCGCTACCACGAGCAGGAGGCCGGCATCGTCGCCCAGGCGGGTCGCCCGGGCGCGGTGACCATCGCCACCAACATGGCCGGCCGCGGCACCGACATCAAACTGGGCGGCAACGCCCTGCTGATGGCCGAGTCCACCTTCCAGGGCCCGCAGGAAGGCCCGGAATGGGAGGCCCATCTGGCCGAGGCCGTGGCCCAGGTGAAGCGGGACGAGGCGGTGGTGAAGGAGGCCGGCGGCCTCTTCGTCATCGGCACCGAGCGGCATGAGAGCCGGCGCATCGACAACCAGCTGCGCGGCCGCTCCGGCCGCCAGGGCGACCCGGGCGCCAGCCGCTTCTTCCTGAGCCTGGAAGACGACCTGATGCGGATCTTCGGCTCCGACCGCATGGGCGGGATGCTGGAGAAGCTGGGGCTGAAGGAAGGCGAGGCCATCATCCACCCCTGGATCAACCGGGCGCTGGAGAAGGCACAGAAGAAGGTCGAGGCGCGCAACTTCGACACGCGCAAGAACCTGCTGAAATACGACGACGTCATGAACGACCAGCGCAAGGAGGTCTATGCCCAGCGGCGGGCCTTCATGCAGGCGCAGGATGTCTCGGAAACCATCGAGGAGATGCGGCGCGACACGGTGTCCGACCTGGTCGCCCGCGCCATCCCCGAGAATGCCTATCCCGACCAGTGGGACCTGGAGGGGCTGGAGCGTCAGGTGCGCGAGCAGCTGGGCCTGGCCCTGCCGATCCAGGAATGGGGCCGGGAAGAGGGTATCGACGAGGTGGTGATGCGTGAGCGGCTGCAGCAGGCGGTCGACCAGGCCGCCGCCGCCCGCGCCGCCAATATCGGCCCGGACCTGATGCGGATGGTCGAGAAGTCCCTGCTGCTGCAGGTCTTCGACGCCGTCTGGAAGGAGCACCTGCTGAACCTGGACCATCTGCGCCAGGGCATCGGGCTGCGGGCCTTCGCGCAGCGGGACCCTCTGAACGAATACAAGAGCGAGGCCTTCAACCTCTTCAACGGGCTGCTGGATGAGCTGCGTCAGCGCGTGACCTCGCTGCTGATGCGGATCGAACTGGCGCCGAACGCGCCGCCGCCGATGCCGGCGCCGGTGATGGTCACGGATATGCGCCACCCCGACCCGGCGCTGGCCGATGCCGCCGCCATGGCGACCGCCGGCGCCGATGGCACGGCCTGGGAGCATGCGCCGGCACCGCTGGCCCAGGGCGGCGAGGAGATCGACCCCGCCGACCCCGCCACCTGGTACCGCACGCCGCGTAACGCGCCCTGTCCCTGCGGCTCGGGCAAGAAATACAAGCACTGCCACGGCCGTAACGGCTGA
- a CDS encoding site-specific tyrosine recombinase XerD, with the protein MDRHLEAFLEMLAAERGAARNTLAAYEADLSDFAGFARRREGLALVAAGPEALQRYIAGLTDQGLSPRTAARRLSALRQFYRFLVREGVRSDDPTALLDSPRLPAPLPKALRREEVTALLDAAATLPGKRGPVAVAALELLYCAGLRASELVSLPAVALSAEAPLVMVRGKGGKERLVPISARARAAALALRDPKKPSKWLFPSRGAAGHLTRQSLHGLVHQAALAAGIDPARVSPHVLRHSFATHLLEGGADLRSLQILLGHSDIATVQIYTRVLEERLKALVEEHHPLAQDSPG; encoded by the coding sequence ATGGACCGGCACCTGGAAGCCTTCCTGGAGATGCTGGCGGCGGAGCGTGGTGCCGCCCGCAACACGCTGGCGGCCTATGAGGCCGACCTGTCGGATTTCGCGGGCTTCGCACGGCGGCGGGAAGGACTGGCGCTGGTCGCCGCCGGTCCGGAGGCCTTGCAGCGCTATATCGCCGGCCTGACGGACCAGGGCCTCTCCCCCCGTACGGCGGCCCGCCGCCTTTCCGCCCTGCGGCAGTTCTACCGCTTCCTGGTGCGGGAGGGCGTGCGGAGCGACGACCCCACCGCCCTGCTGGACAGCCCGCGCCTGCCGGCGCCCCTGCCCAAGGCCCTGCGGCGGGAGGAGGTGACGGCCCTGCTGGATGCCGCGGCGACCCTGCCGGGCAAGCGCGGGCCGGTGGCGGTGGCGGCACTGGAACTGCTCTACTGCGCCGGGCTGCGGGCCAGCGAGCTGGTCTCGCTGCCCGCCGTCGCCCTCTCGGCCGAGGCGCCGCTGGTGATGGTGCGGGGCAAGGGCGGCAAGGAGCGGCTGGTGCCCATCTCCGCCCGCGCCCGCGCCGCCGCCCTGGCGCTGCGGGACCCGAAGAAGCCCTCCAAATGGCTGTTCCCCTCACGCGGGGCCGCCGGTCACCTGACGCGGCAGAGCCTGCACGGGCTGGTGCATCAGGCGGCGCTGGCGGCGGGAATCGATCCGGCACGGGTCAGCCCGCATGTGCTCCGCCATTCCTTCGCCACCCACCTGCTGGAAGGCGGGGCAGACCTGCGGAGCCTGCAGATCCTGCTCGGCCATTCCGATATCGCCACGGTGCAGATCTATACGCGGGTGCTGGAGGAGCGGCTGAAAGCCCTGGTGGAGGAGCATCATCCCCTGGCTCAGGACAGCCCCGGCTGA
- a CDS encoding peptidylprolyl isomerase: MRSTALILPLVLLAAQPALAQAPAPAQPPAAAAPATPATDPVLARVDGAEIRRSDVQAAIAELPPELRSAPENVLTPLVMDQLITQQAIVTAARARKLDEQPEVQARIRRAEEQELQQALLRQEITPKLTEEALRARYNRDIAGKPGEEEVHARHILVPSEEEAKKVEAEARKPGADFAALARARSTGPGTDQGGDLGFFKKGDMVPEFADAAFAMKPGEISKPVRSPFGWHVIKVEGRRTAEAPSYEDSLESLRQTAFEEAVQETVTRLRANAKVERFAEDGTPMPDKPAPSLLDSATPPPPAQRR; this comes from the coding sequence ATGCGCTCAACCGCCCTGATCCTCCCCCTCGTCCTTCTCGCCGCGCAGCCGGCCCTGGCCCAGGCACCCGCCCCGGCCCAGCCACCCGCCGCCGCGGCACCGGCCACCCCCGCCACCGACCCCGTGCTGGCGCGTGTGGACGGGGCGGAGATCCGCCGCAGCGACGTGCAGGCCGCCATTGCCGAGCTGCCGCCTGAGTTGCGCTCGGCCCCCGAGAATGTGCTCACCCCCCTGGTGATGGACCAGCTCATCACCCAGCAGGCCATCGTCACCGCCGCCCGTGCCCGGAAGCTCGACGAGCAGCCGGAGGTGCAGGCGCGCATCCGCCGCGCCGAGGAGCAGGAGCTGCAGCAGGCCCTGCTGCGGCAGGAGATCACGCCCAAGCTGACCGAGGAGGCGCTGCGCGCCCGCTATAACCGCGACATCGCCGGCAAGCCGGGCGAGGAGGAGGTGCATGCGCGCCATATCCTGGTGCCCAGCGAGGAGGAGGCGAAGAAGGTGGAGGCCGAGGCGCGCAAGCCCGGCGCCGATTTCGCCGCCCTCGCCCGCGCCCGCTCCACCGGCCCCGGCACCGATCAGGGCGGCGATCTCGGCTTCTTCAAGAAGGGCGACATGGTGCCGGAATTCGCCGATGCCGCCTTCGCCATGAAGCCGGGCGAGATCAGCAAGCCCGTGCGCAGCCCCTTCGGCTGGCATGTCATCAAGGTGGAGGGGCGTCGCACGGCGGAGGCGCCGAGCTACGAGGACAGCCTGGAATCGCTGCGCCAGACCGCCTTCGAGGAGGCGGTGCAGGAGACCGTCACCCGCCTGCGCGCCAATGCCAAGGTCGAGCGTTTCGCCGAGGATGGCACGCCGATGCCGGACAAGCCCGCGCCCTCCCTGCTGGACAGCGCGACGCCCCCGCCGCCCGCGCAGCGCCGCTAA